In one window of Clostridia bacterium DNA:
- a CDS encoding 3-hydroxybutyryl-CoA dehydrogenase, with protein MKTIGVVGAGIMGAGIAQVAAQAGYQVVMRDIEDRFVEKGLASIKKGIGRLVEKGKMAQDEADAILSRIKGTTDLNDLKEADYVCEAIIEQLEAKQELYRQLDGICRPEVIFASNTSGLSITAMAAATQRPDKVVGMHFFNPVPLMKLVELIKGADTSEETFATARELAIKWGKEPITVNEAPLFAVNRILCPMINEAIFVLQEGIASAEDIDKGLKLGASHPIGPLALADLIGLDTLLFVIETLYRETGDSKYRPAPLLRKMVRAGRLGRKTGRGFYDYTQK; from the coding sequence ATCAAAACCATAGGCGTGGTAGGCGCCGGGATTATGGGCGCTGGCATTGCTCAAGTAGCAGCCCAGGCTGGCTACCAGGTGGTGATGCGAGATATCGAGGATCGCTTTGTGGAGAAAGGCCTAGCTTCCATCAAGAAAGGCATAGGCCGGCTGGTGGAGAAGGGCAAGATGGCTCAAGATGAGGCTGACGCCATCCTTAGCCGGATCAAAGGTACCACCGATCTCAACGACCTCAAAGAGGCTGACTACGTGTGCGAGGCCATCATTGAGCAGCTGGAAGCCAAGCAGGAGCTATACCGGCAGCTGGACGGCATCTGCCGGCCCGAGGTTATCTTCGCGTCCAACACCTCCGGCCTCAGCATTACCGCCATGGCGGCGGCTACCCAGCGGCCCGACAAAGTGGTGGGTATGCACTTCTTTAACCCGGTGCCGCTTATGAAGCTGGTGGAGCTAATCAAGGGCGCCGACACTTCGGAGGAAACCTTTGCTACCGCTAGGGAATTGGCCATCAAATGGGGCAAGGAACCCATTACCGTCAATGAAGCGCCGCTATTTGCGGTCAACCGCATCCTCTGCCCCATGATCAACGAGGCCATCTTTGTGCTCCAGGAAGGTATTGCCAGTGCCGAAGATATCGACAAGGGTCTAAAGCTGGGTGCTAGCCACCCCATTGGCCCCTTGGCTTTGGCCGACCTGATCGGCTTGGATACCTTACTGTTTGTTATTGAAACTTTGTACCGGGAGACCGGGGACTCCAAGTACCGGCCGGCACCACTTCTGCGCAAGATGGTTCGGGCCGGGCGCCTGGGAAGGAAAACTGGCCGAGGCTTCTACGATTATACCCAGAAGTAG